Genomic segment of Candidatus Eremiobacterota bacterium:
ACACTTATTCCCTGGGAGTGGTGCTTTTTGAGATGCTCACCCGCTATGACGTGAAATCAAGCTCTGGCAAGCTTCCCGACATCCAGAAGATAAGGGGTGGAATCTCGCCTGAGATCAGGGAGATAGTCAACAAGGCCGTCTATCCCTCCCATTACTGGCAGTACCAGACCATGTGGGAGATGAAGATGGAACTCATCAATGCGAGGAACTCTCTTAAAAAGCTCGCCGAGCTTGAGGAAAAAAAGGAGAAAAATTCTTTTGCCGGCGTTCTTATTTTTTTTCACCAGTTTCACATAAGCCTTGTGCAGCCTATGCTTGCCTTTTTTATTTTTTTCCTGCTGGGGGTCGCCATCGGCCTCCCGCCCCTTCTTTCCTTTTTCAGGCCCGGCGTGTCTTTCGGGATTCTGGATAACAGCAATTTCCTTTACGGTTTAGCCCTCTATATCCTTGTGGTCCAGATTATCTGGGGCCGCTGGTTTGGCGGCAACCAGACCCTTTCACGCTTTTACCGGCGGCTCCATGGAAAGATTCACTGGCTCAGGAAGATCCGTTTCATCACCCTGCTGCAGATAATAAATGTGGCAATTCTGATGGGGTTGATAGGCTTTTTCCTGGTAAGAGGCATCTGGACTGATATCACGTGATCTCCCATTGAAGTTTTTTGAAGTTTATGGTATTATGCTCAAGAGCATACCTCACGCCATCATGGAATTAACGACGGGTGTCAGCATATAATGCGCTTCGGTATATCGGTGCTGACTGCGAGGGAACATGCCCGCCGGGGCATGGACGGAACCCGGCAGGAACGCTATGGAAGAGAAACTTGAGAAAATAAAGATATACGCGGAATGGGGGGCAGGACTTCTCCTTGTGGCTCTCTCTGCCTATTTTTCCGCCACTCTTTTCCTTGCGTTTCTCGAGGGCTCCTATTACACTGACCCCCGCCTGGTGGTAGTGAAGCGGGCTCTTCCTGAAAAGGAAAAGAAAAAGAGCCTTGATGAATATCTGGCCCTTGCAAAACCGCTGTTCCCCGAGCCCAAGGTGACCACGAAACCTGGGGGTGCCTCGCCGCAGGAGGCAGCCCTCGGCCCGCTGAAGCTTGTCGCCACTATTATCGGTGAAGGTACCTCTATTGCCGTGATAAATGCAGGCGGCAGTGATCGCGTCCTTGAGAAGGGCAGGGTGCTCGGAAATTTTACCGTGAAGGAGATTTTCAAGAACAAGGTCATTCTTGCCTCGTCAGGAGCTGATACGGTGATCAGGATGAGGTATGGAGAGCCCGATGAGCCTCTCCCGCAGGCAAGCCCCTCCGAGAGCCAGCAGCCGGTGGAGGTGACGCCCGGGGTGATAAAGAGGGAAATGGGCCGGAGAGAATTTGAGTCCCTGATTGATCCGCCCGACAGGGTGGCGAGGGAGATAGGTTTTGCACCCGTAAGCAGGGAGGGCAAGCCTTACGGCATCCAGCTCACTTTCGTCAAGCCTGAAAGCTTTCTTCAGAAGATGGGATTTCTCCCCGGAGATATCCTCTCAACCATCAACAACAAGCCCCTCTATACTCCTGAAGATGGCATGCAGGCATACCAGATGATGAAAAACGAGGATACTGTCGATTTCAAGATTGACAGGGGGGGAAGATTTTATCAGCTCCAGATTGTATTCAAATAGCTATCAGCGCGAAGGGAGATTTCTTGTATGAGAAGACGGAATATGAGAGGCTTTACCTTTCTGGAGATCATGGTGGTCGTCGCAATTCTGGCCATACTTGCAGGGCTCATCATTCCCCGCTTTGTGGGAAGGGCCGAGGAGGCGCGCAGAACAAAGGCCATAGTCCAGATGAGGGAGATCATGAAGGCCCTGGAGCTCTATAAGCTTGACAATGGCAATTATCCCACCACCGAACAGGGCCTTATTGCGCTTGTGGAACAGCCCACAAGCGAGCCGCTGCCAAAGAAGTGGAGGCAGTATGTGGATAAAGTGCCTGTCGATCCCTGGAAGAACAACTTTATCTATGTCTGCCCGGGCGCCGATCACGGCAGGAAAAACGACCCCAACAGGGA
This window contains:
- a CDS encoding serine/threonine-protein kinase, producing MSGLWEKGTVIKDRYRIEKFVGKGGQKTVYLATDISGQLGDRKLALKEMIGNPSDSHNIANMHLFEQEAILLKNLKHAAIPRVYDYFIDQGKYYIVQEFIEGESLSNLLHKHSFSQDEALRLVIQMADCLQYLHRHRPPIIYRDLKPQNVKVNNNQVHFIDFSGALLPGIGEEAEKAVVFSRGYTPPDVRKRKKIDYTFDTYSLGVVLFEMLTRYDVKSSSGKLPDIQKIRGGISPEIREIVNKAVYPSHYWQYQTMWEMKMELINARNSLKKLAELEEKKEKNSFAGVLIFFHQFHISLVQPMLAFFIFFLLGVAIGLPPLLSFFRPGVSFGILDNSNFLYGLALYILVVQIIWGRWFGGNQTLSRFYRRLHGKIHWLRKIRFITLLQIINVAILMGLIGFFLVRGIWTDIT
- the gspG gene encoding type II secretion system major pseudopilin GspG translates to MRRRNMRGFTFLEIMVVVAILAILAGLIIPRFVGRAEEARRTKAIVQMREIMKALELYKLDNGNYPTTEQGLIALVEQPTSEPLPKKWRQYVDKVPVDPWKNNFIYVCPGADHGRKNDPNREKVEGKYGYYDLMCYGQDGVEGEDDIVSWNMPEE